The stretch of DNA AGCAGATGGCCACCAGCGCCGAGGTGCGTGAGGTCGGTCGCAAGCTCGCCGAGGAACACGCCCAGCTCGACGAGGAGGTGCGCAAGGTCGCCGACCAGCTCGGTGTTCCGCTGCCGAGCGGGCCGAACGCCCAGCAGATGGGCTGGATGTCCGAGATCACGTCGAAGACCGGCTCGGAGTACGACCGCACGTTCGTCCAGATCGTGCGCGAGGCGCACGGGATGATCCTCCCGGTCATCTCCGAGGTGCGCAGCGGCACGCAGAACGACCTCATCCGGCAGTTCGCCGAGACGGGCAACGAGTTCGTCACCCGCCACCACCAGTACCTGGAGAGCACCGGGCTGGTCGACTACTCCGCACTGCCCCACCACGGCCCCGGCCTGCTCGGCGGGGGCACGGACACGAGCGACCTGCTCGTGCCGTTCCTCGTGTTCATCGCCGCGCTGCTCGCCGCCATCGCCCTGGTCTGGGGCCTGCGCAGCCGGTCGACGCCCAGCCGCCGCCAGCGCGTCACCGTCCCCGAGCCCTCGATCTCGCGTCCCGCCGCGCGTCTCCCCGAACTCACCGCGGTGGCCGCGATCCCGGCACCGCGGAGCATGAGCATCGACGACACCGGCCCGATCTCCGTGATCAGCGACGTCCCCGTGGCCACGCTCACGGACAGCGGCGCCTACCGCCTGTCCCCGGACTCCGGCGCACACGCCACCTTCACGAAGACCCGCAACGCCACCGCGGTCAGCGACAGCGGCTCCCACCGCGCCGTCAGCGACTCGGACTCGCACCGATCCGTCTCCACGTCCGGTTCCCACCGGATGCCGCGCTCCCGTCGAGCACGGCACTCAACGCGGCGCTAGCTCCCCGCTCTTCGCGCCGCAGCACCGGCGGCTCGTCCGCCGGTGTGCCTGTCCCCGATCCCCGAACGGAGGACCCATGTCCCCGAGCAGTACTGCTCGATATTTCTCGACACGGCGAAAGATCGGTCTTTGCGCCGCCGCTCTCGTTGTGACCCTGCTACCCACCGCGTGCAGCTCCGCCTACGCGGCCGACGAGGCTCCCGAAGTCGTGGAGGTCGGCGGCGTGGCTGCAGCTGAGCCGCTGGCCGACGAGGACGACGCCGCCGCGGACGACCCCGCCGCGGAGGAAGGCGCCGCTGAGGAAGGCGCCGAGCCGGCCGACCCCGTTGCCGAGGCACCCCCGCCCGAGGAAGGTGAGGTGGCCCAGCTGCGCGGCCGAGACCGCGGCCGGGACAACGACGGCCGGGGCGGCCGGGGCGATGGCCGGGGCGGCCGAGACATCGGCGACGGTCGCGGGCAGGAGGGCGGCCAGGCCGGCGGTCGACCCGGCAAGCCGGACGGCGGCGTGGAGCCGCCTCCGCCCCCCAACGAAGGCGGCAACGAGGGCAACAACGGGCTCGACGTCCTCGGCACGGACTGCACCAACAGCCAGCTGGAACCGCACACCGGGTTCGAGGTTGCACCGGCCTGCGTCTCGACCTCCTTCGGTGAGGTCGCGGCGGAGGAGAACAGCCCCTCGCTGCTCATCACGGAGGCCCCGCAGACCGTGGCCGTCGGCGAGGACTTCACCATCGCGGTGAGCACCCGCAACCTCGTCCGCGACCGCTTCCTCGGCGCTGCCGCGGGTGGCTACTACCTGGAGAGCTCGTTCCTGAACGGTGACGGCCTCCAGCGCGGCCACTTCCACACGGCGTGCCGGGTGCTCGAGAGCGTTGCCGAGGCGCCCGACGCGGAACCGGCTCCGGAGTTCTTCGTCGCCACGCAGGACAACGGCGGCGGTGCGGCCCCGGACACGGTGGAGATCACCGTGCCCGGCATAGACACCGCGGGCACCGTCCAGTGCGCGTCGTGGGCCGGCGACGGTTCCCACCGGACCCCGATGATGCAGCGGGCGAACCAGACTCCGGCATTCGACGCAGTCCGCATCACGGTTCAGTAGAAGAAGAACGCATCGGAGCGCGGCGGCCGTGCTTCCACGCCGGCCGCCGCGCCCCGTATCCCGAACTGAGGACCCATGTCCCCGTACAGCACCGCCCGGCGTCCCTCGAGCGCTCGCAAGATCGCGCTCTGCGCTGCAGCCGTCGTGGTGACGCTCCTCCCCACCGCGTGCGGAACCGCACTCGCCGACAGCGGCGACTCCGCCCAGGCCACGGTGGAAGTTGGTGGTGCCGACGCTGCTGAGCCGGTCGACGACGAGGACGGCACCGCCGTGGAGGGCGGAGCCGACGAGGAGGGCGGAGCCGACGAGGGGGGCGGCGCCGACGAGGAGCAGCCCGGCGGCTCCGATGGCGACGATGACCCCGCCGAGGACGGAAACGCCTCGGAGGACGAGTCCCCGGCGCAGAACGACGGGGACGACGCACGCGACGAGAACGACCCGGGGAACGGCCGCGACGAGGAGCGGAAGGCGCCTCCCGCCGACGAGGAGAACAAGGAGAACGAGGAGAACGGGGACGACGACAACGACGAGCTCGACGTCCTCGGCACGGACTGCACCAACAGCAGGCTGGAACCGCACACCGGGTTCGAGGTGGCACCGGCCTGCGTCTCGACCTCCTTCGGCGAGGTCCCGGCGGAGGATGACAGCCCGTCGCTGCTCATCACGGACGCCCCGCAGACCGTGGCCGTCGACCAGGAGTTCACGATCTCGGTGAGCACCCGCAACCTCGTCCGCGACCGCTTCCTCGGCGCCGCCGCAGGCGGCTACTACCGGGAGAGCTCGTTCCTCAACGACGACGGCATCCAGCGCGGCCACTTCCACACGGCCTGCCGCATGCTCGAGAGCACCGATGAGGCGCCCGACGCGGCACCGGCCCCGGAGTTCTTCCTGGCCACCCAGGACAACGGCGGCGGCGAGGCCCCGGACACCGTGAACATCACGGTGAGCGGCCTACCGGCCGGCACCGCCCAGTGCGCGGTGTGGGCCGGCGACGGGTCGCACCGCCTCCCGATGATGCAGCGGGCGAACCAGACCCCGGCCTTCGACGTGGTTCGCATCTCCGTCGAGTAGGAGCCTGCTGTCAGGCCAGGCCGATGTCGGCGAGGCCGAGCAGTGCGCGGTAGGGCACACCTTCGGCCTCGATCGCCTCACGGGCTCCGGTGTCGCGATCCACGACGGTCGCGACGCCGGCGATCTCGGCCCCGGCCTCCCGCACCGCGCGGACGGCGGTGAGCACCGAGGCGCCGGTCGTAGAGGTGTCCTCAACGACGAGCACCCGGCGGCCCGCGACGTCCGGTCCCTCGATGAGCCGCTGCATCCCGTGCTGCTTCGTCGACTTGCGGACGACGAACGCGTCCACCGGCGGCGTCTCGGGCGCGACGGCCCGCTCGGCCGCCGCGGCGTGCAGCACGGCATCCGCCACGGGGTCGGCCCCGAGGGTGAGGCCGCCGACCGCGGAGTACTCCCAGTCGGCGGTGAGCACCCGCAGGAGGCGCCCGACGAGCGGGGCGGCCCGGTGTTCCAGCGTGACCCGGCGCAGGTCCACGTAGTAGTCGGCCTCCGCGCCGGAGGACAACGTGACCCGCTCGTGCACGACACCCAGCTCGCGGACGAGCGCGGCCAGCTGCTCGCGCTCCGTGTCCGCCGTGCTCATCGCCGCCCCCTGCCCCGCTCGGCCGCCGCCATGACGCGGCGCAGCACCGGCCGCGGCAGCAGGTCGACGAGCACGGCGAGCGCTTTGTACTGCGGGCTCGGCACGGACACCACCTTCCCCCTCGCCAGGTCGGCGAGGCACTCCTCCACGACGCGCTCCGCCTCCAGCCACAGCAGGCCGCGGCGCGCGCCCATGTCCATCCCGGCACGCTCGTGGAACTCCGTGCGCACGAACCCGGGGCACAGCACCATCGCCCGCACGCCGGTGCCGGCGAGCGTGGCGGCGAGGCCCTCGGTGAAGACCGTCACCCACGCCTTCTCCGCCGTGTAGGTCGAGCCGCTGCCGGTGACCAGGCCGAGCATGCTCGCCACGTTCACCACGGCTCCGCGCCCCCGCTGGACCATCCCGGGCAGGGCGGCCCTCGTCAGCTGCAGCACCGCGGTGACGTTGAGGTCGTGCTGGCCGAGGATGGCGGCCGGGTCGGCCTTCAGGAAGGGCTGCCGCTGCCCGGCGCCCGCGTTGTTGACCAGCAGGTCGACCGGGGCGTCCTGGTCGGCCAGCCGCGCCGCGACCCGTTCCCGGCCCTCCACGGTGCTGAGGTCGGCCACCAGCACCTCGGCGGTCACCCCGCGCTCGCGGTGGCGGGCCGCGGCCGCTTCCAGCCGGTCGCCGTCGCGGGCGACGAGAACGAGGTCGCGGCCGTCCCGGGCGAGCCGCGCCGCGAACGCGGCGCCGATCCCGGATGTCGCGCCGGTGATCAATGCGGTGGGCACGTGCCGACCCTACTGACCCGGGATCACGACTCCTTGCGGAGGCGGACCCCCAGCCCCTGCTCGAGCGCGGTGGCGAACTCGGCGAGGTCGGCGAGCAGGTCCTGCACCCGCTCGGCGCTCGAGCTCAGCGGCGCGGTTGCGAGCACCCACGACTCCTCGGCCCAGAGCAGCTCGACGTCGTCGCCGAGCGTGTCGGCCGCGGTGGCGAGCCGGGGCGTCAGCAGCGGACGCACCGCGGCGGCGTCCGAGACGAACGCGTACCGCTCGCCGACCGGCTGGAGCAGGTCGAGCCCGGCGTCGTCGGGCAGCGGGGCGGACGGGAGGCGCAGCTCGACCGCGGCCGGCAGCGGCTCCTGAAGCTGCACCGCCACCAGGATCGACGTGAGCCGCCCGGCCTGCTCGTGGTCGAACACGTACGCCATGCGGGGCCCGTCCGGCGTGGGCACGTCCCCGCTGATCAGGTTGCGGGCCACACCGGGTCCGCCCTGGTGGATGGTGCCGTAGCGCCAGCGGCTGGGGAGCACCGGATCGGTGTCGAGGAACTCCCAGCCGCGCAGGGCGGCCCACCGCTTCCGGTCCTTCGCCCCCGAGCCGCGACGGCTGTCGGCCAGCAGCAAGGCGGCGCCGATCAACAGCGCGATCACGGCGATGACGAACCACACCGTCGACGAAAGACCCACGGTCGAGCAGCGTAGCCCGGTAGGGGCCCGACAAGCCGGAACGCCACGCATGATCGGGCCGGGCTTCGAACGCCCGGCCCGATCACGGTCAGCCCATGGTGACGGGCAGTCCCCTGCCGACGATCAGCGCACCGGTGCCGCCCTCTGCGGTGGGGTCGAGGTCGACCCGCACGGTGTCGCCCTCGCGGACCTCCCCGGCCAGCAGCTCCCTGGCCAGCTGGTCGCCGATCGCGGACTGGACCAGCCTGCGCAGCGGCCGCGCCCCGTAGACCGGGTCGAACCCGTTGAGCGCGAGCCACTCCCGCCCCGCGTCGGTGACCTCCAGGCTGAGCCTGCGCTTCGCCAGCCGCTCGCGCAGCCGGTCGAGCTGGATGTCGACGATCGCGGTGAGCTCCTCGGTGGACAGCGCGTGGAACACCACGACGTCGTCGAGCCGGTTCAGGAACTCGGGCTTGAAGTGCTGCCGGACGATCGTCATCACGGCGTCGTTGCGGCCCCGGTCGTCGAGCGCCGGGTCGGCGATGGCCTGCGAGCCCAGGTTCGAGGTGAGCACGAGGATCGTGTTGCGGAAGTCGACCGTGCGCCCCTGCCCGTCGGTGAGCCTGCCGTCGTCGAGCACCTGCAGCAGCGTGTCGAACACGTCCGAGTGCGCCTTCTCGACCTCGTCGAACAGCACCACCGAGTACGGGCGCCTGCGCACGGCCTCGGTGAGCTGGCCGCCCTGGTCGTAGCCGACGTAGCCGGGCGGGGCACCGACGAGGCGGGCCACCGAGTGCTTCTCGGAGTACTCGCTCATGTCGATGCGGATCATCGCCCGCTCGTCGTCGAACAGGAACTCGGCGAGGGCCTTGGCCAGCTCGGTCTTGCCGACACCGGTGGGACCGAGGAACAGGAACGACCCGGTCGGCCGGTTCTCGTCGGAGATCCCGGCGCGGGCGCGCCGCACCGCGTCGGACACCGCACGCACGGCCTCCGCCTGGCCGACCACGCGCCTGCCGAGCTCGTCCTCCATGCGCAGCAGCTTCGCGGTCTCGCCCTCGAGCAGCCGACCTGCCGGGATGCCGGTCCATGCGGACACGACGTCGGCGACGTCGTCCGGGCCGACCTCCTCCTTGAGCATCACGTCGGCGTCGGGGGCGGTGACGGCCGTGGCCTCGGCCAGCTTCTTCTCCAGCGCCGGGATGCGGCCGTAGCGCAGCTCGGCGGCCTTGCCCAGGTCACCGTCGCGTTCGGCGCGCTCCGACTCGCCGCGCAGCCCTTCCAGCTGCTCCTTCAGCTCGCGCACGGACTCGATGGCGTGCTTCTCGTTCTGCCACCGGGCGGTGAGCGCGGACAGCTCCTCGCGCTGCTCGGCCAGCTCCGCGCGCAGTGAGGCCAGCCGGTCGACGGACGCCGGATCCGATTCCTTCTCCAGCGCCATCTCCTCGATCTCCAGCCGGCGCACGGCGCGCTCCACCGTGTCGATCTCGACGGGCCGGGAGTCGATCTCCATCCGGAGCCGGGACGCGGCCTCGTCGACGAGGTCGATCGCCTTGTCCGGCAGGAACCGGGCCGTTATGTAGCGGTCGGACAGCGCGGCGGCCGCCACGAGCGCGGCGTCGGTGATCCGGACGCCGTGGTGCACCTCGTAGCGCTCCTTGAGGCCGCGCAGGATGCCGACGGTGTCCTCCACCGAGGGCTCGCCGACCAGCACCTGCTGGAACCGCCGCTCGAGGGCCGGGTCCTTCTCGATGCGCTGGCGGTACTCGTCGAGCGTGGTGGCGCCGACCATCCGCAGCTCGCCGCGGGCGAGCATCGGCTTGATCATGTTGCCGGCGTCCATCGCACCCTCGCCGGTGGCCCCGGCACCGACGATCGTGTGCAGCTCGTCGATGAACGTGACGACCTCACCGGCGCTGTCGGTGATCTCCTTGAGCACGGCCTTCAGCCGTTCCTCGAACTCACCGCGGTACTTCGCGCCCGCGACCATCGCGCCCAGGTCGAGCGCAACGACCCGCTTGCCGCGCAGCGACTCGGGCACGTCGCCCGCCACGATGCGCTGGGCGAGGCCCTCGACGATGGCGGTCTTGCCGACGCCGGGCTCGCCGATCAGCACGGGGTTGTTCTTGGTGCGCCGCGACAGCACCTGCACGACGCGGCGGATCTCGGTGTCGCGCCCGATCACCGGATCGAGCTCGCCCTTGCGCGCGCGCTCGGTGAGGTCGACGCCGTACTTCTCCAGGGCCTGGTAGGTGCCCTCCGGGTCGGGACTGGTGACCCGGCTCGACCCGCGGACCTTGGAGAAGGCCTCCCGCAGGGCGTCGGGAGTGGCGCCGTGGCGGCGCAGCAGGTCGGCGACCTGGCTGGGAGCCGACGCCAGTCCGACCAGCAGGTGCTCGGTGGAGACGTACTCGTCGCCCATCTCGGTGGCGAGCTGCTGGGCCGACCTGATCGCGGCCAGCGCCTCGCGGGAGAGCTCGGGGGCCCTCACCGTGGAGCCCGACGCCGAGGGCAGCCGGTTGCCGAGCTGCGTGAGCTCGCTGCGGACGGCAGCCGCGTCTGCGCCTACCGCGGCGAGCAGCGGCGCGGCGATACCGTCGGTCTGGGCCAGCAGCGCGCCGAGCAGGTGCGTCGGGCCCACGTCCGGGTTGCCGGCGAGGGCCGCCGCCTGCGCCGCGGCCGAGATGGCCTGCTGCGTCTTGGTGGTGGGGTTGAAATCCATCCCCTCGGTTCCTCCTGCACGTGGTCCGTCCGGGCACCATCGTGCCCGTCGAAAGTGACAACGTGAGGAAAGTTGAGTGTGTTCCGCTCAAGGGCCACTCTTCCGTGCCTGATTGCCTCCGCTCCGCTCCGGCGGGCTCCCGGGCCCTGTGACCCCGTCTTGCTCCTCCGGTGCTCGGCCGCTCGTCCCTCGCGCCCTGCGCGCCTCCCCCGCAAGACGGCGTCGGCCCGCGAGCGATACTCGGCCCGATGCCTGACGACGTACTCCTCACCAGCCTGCTCGCCGCGGTCGACGCCGCGCCCGACGACGTCCCGCTGCGGCTGCACGTGGCCGGCCTCCTCGCCGAGCGCGGGCGGCCCGCCGAGGCACTGCAGCACTGCAGCCAGGCGATCGCCCGCGACCCGGGCAACGCCGATGCGCTCGCGCTGCTGCAACGGCTCACGACCGCGATCGCCCCTCCGGCCACCCCGACCGCTCCGCCCACTCCCCGGCCCGAGCCGCAACGGCTGGACGGGTTCGACTGGGCCCAGGCCGAGGACGAGGTCGCCGACATCGCGGAGCCGGTCCCCGCCGAGGACGACGCCCCGAGCCCGGTGGTCGAGGACATCGAGCAGCCGGGCATCCGACTGGCGGACGTCGGCGGCATGCAGCAGGTCAAGGAGCGCCTCGAGCTCTCCTTCCTCGGCCCGATGCGCAACCCGCAGCTCGCCAAGGCGTTCGGCAAGAGCCTGAGCGGCGGCCTCCTGCTGTACGGCCCGCCGGGATGCGGCAAGACGTTCATCGCGCGGGCGGTTGCGGGTGAGCTCGGGGCGAGCTTCTTCAGCGTCGGGATCTCCGACGTCCTCGACATGTACACCGGGCAGAGCGAGCGCAACCTCGCCCGGATCTTCGCCGAGGCCCGCCGTCGCGCCCCCTGCGTGCTGTTCTTCGACGAGCTGGACGCTCTCGGCCAGAAGCGCTCGCACCTCGCGCACTCCAGCAGCATGCGCAACACCGTCAACCAGCTGCTCGCCGAGATGGACTCGGTCGCCGCCGACAACGACGGCGTGTTCGTGCTCGGCGCCACCAACCACCCGTGGGACATCGACAGCGCGCTCCGCAGGCCCGGCCGGTTCGACCGCGTGGTGCTCGTGCTCCCGCCCGACGCGCCCGCGCGTGCCGCGATCCTGCGCTACCACCTGCGGGACCGCCCGGTGGCGGAGGTGAACCTCGACCGCGTCGTCAAGCTCACGGAGCACTTCTCGGGCGCCGACCTCGCGCACGTCTGCACCACCGCGGCCGAGCGCGCGCTCGCGCTCTCGATGCGGGACGGCCGGCTGCACGCGCTCACGACGAAGGACCTCGAGTCGGCGATCAGGGAGATCCGGCCGAGCACCGGGCCGTGGTTCGCCACCGCCCGCAACGTGGTGGCGTTCGCCAACACCGACGGCGAGTACGACGACCTGGCCGCGTACCTGCGGAAGAACAAGAGGCTGTGAGCGCAGCGGGGAGCGCATCGGCGCTGGAGCGCGCCGTGCACCTGCGCCTGCTCCACCGGCTCGACGACGCGGAGCGGACGCTGCGCGAGGCGTTGGCGACCTCACCCGAGGACCCCGACCTGCTGGCCGAGCTGGCGTGGGTGCTGTACCTGGCCGAGCGGCCCGCGGAGGGACTCCCCGCCGCGGAGGCGGCGATCGCCCTCGCGCCCGGGCAGGCCCACTTCCACCAGTACCGGGCCGCGCTGCTCTCCGACCTGAAGCGGCACCACGATGCCGTGCAGGCCGCGTTCACGGCGAGATCACTGCGACCGGACGATCCCAAGATCGCCCGAACCTGCGCGCGGGTGCTCGTCCGCGCCGGCCGGAAGCACGAGGCCTACGAGGCCGCGCGGCAGGCCGTGGCGCTCGAGCCGGAGTCCGCGTTCTCGCACCTCCTCGTCGCCGACGCCGCCGACGAGCTCCGCGACCGGGTCACCGCGCGCCGCGCCTACGAGGAGGCGCTGCGGCTGGACCCGCAGAACGCCATGGCCCGCCACGACCTGGCCGTGCTCGACATCAACACCGGTCACCTGGCACGTGGGCTGCGCGGCCTCGTCGAGGCCGGGGAGCTGGACCCCACGATGCCGATCGTGCTGCGAACGGTCACCCACGTGGTCTGGAAGCTGTCGTGGCGGCTGAGGATGCTCTTCATCCCGGCGACGATCGCGTGCGTGGTGGCCTCGGGTGCCCAGCCGGACGAGCCGACCTGGTCGGCCCGCACCGCCGCCGGGTTCTCGCTGCTGGCGATCGGGCTGCTCGCCTGGTGGACCGTGCGCGGCCTCCCCGCCGGGGTCCGGCCCGCGGTGCTGGCCGCCCTGCGCGCCGACGGCCCGCTCCGCGTCACCTACCTGGGCATAGCCGCGTGCCTGCTCCTCTTCCTCGCGGTGGCGGTCACGGGCTTCGGCCTCTTCGCCGGGTTGGTGTGGCTCGTGCTGGGCCTGCTCGGGGTGCTGGCGCTGGTCGTCGGCGCGGTACGCAGGTTGCGCGCTCGCTGATCGGGCTGCTCCGGTTCCACGTGAAACTTCCGTCAACGGGGCCGCAGGATCCGCGAGCTGCCCCCGCCCAGGTGCGTGGTGCTCGGGAACCGCTTGCGACCGGCGTGGGGGCGCGGCCGCCACCGCGGCGTCTCCTTGGCCCGGAAGTAGTCGCCGCCCTTGCGGCCCGGGTCGTCGGTGCCCCACTCGCGCTTCTCGTGCACGCGCGCCATGCGCGGGATGTGCTTGCGGCAGTGGACGTAGGCCTCCTCGACCTCGACGACGACCCACCGCTCCGCCCGCCTGCCGTTCTCCGTGTCCGGCGGGACCTGCGGGAACGCCTCGGCGAACTCCTCCGCCTCCACGATCCGGGCGGTGCCGTTGACGTGCAGCCCGATGAGGTCCTCCTCGAAGTCGACCATCAGCAGGCCGATGTGGCCGTTCTCCGAGATGTTGCCGAGGCTCGCGTGCACCCCGTTGCCGCGGTACTCCGGGTACGCGAGCGTGCGGGCGTCGAGAACGCGGATGAACCCGGGAGGCCCGGCGCGCAGCGACGCGTCGCACTCACCGCGGGCATCCGCCGAGGCCACGAACACCATCTCCATCCGCTGGACGAACGCGACCATGGTCGGCAGCAGTCGATCACGGACCTGGTCGGCGTAGAAGCGGCGAGCGCGCGCCTCCGTGCCGTAAGCGCATTGCAGCGCGTGCTCACCCGTCGATCCGGGGACCGGATCGCACTCGACGGACCGTTCCGGCTCCGCGACGGTGCGATGGACGGTCGGCGGGCAGGTCTGAACGACAGCTTGGGTTGGGGGAGCCACCTCACCACCGTGCCACCCGAGCGCTGAAGAGTCACCGAAAGGCGTCACGCGCGATAAACTGCCCGCCGGACCCCGGTCCGCGCTCCCCGTTCCGACGAGCAGGAAGAAGCCGGCCTTCATGACCGCTGAACAGTTGCTCACGGCTGACCTCCACAGCATCGGTGAGCCGCGCGGTGAAGAGCACGGACGGGCACAGCTCATCAGGGACACCTGGGCGGAGGTCGAGCCGAGGGTCGAGGAGATGGGCCGGCTCTTCTACGCCACCCTGTTCCGGATCGCCCCGGAGAGCCGAGACCTGTTCCCGGTGAACATGGAGGTCCAGCGCAGCCGGCTGATGCGCGCGCTCGTCCACGTCGTGCAGATGATCGACCAGCCCGACGAGCTCGTGCCCTTCCTCGAGCAGCTCGGGCGCGACCACCGCAAGTTCGGGGTGGTCGCCCAGCACTACGAGGCGGTCGGCGAGGCATTGTTCACCGCCATCGGCACCACGGCGGGCCCCTCCATCTGGACCCCCGCGGTACGCGACGCCTGGGTCGACGCCTACGCCGTGGTGTCCACCGCCATGCGCGCAGCGGCCCAGGCCGAACGGGGGCCGGCGTCGTGGCTCGGCCGGGTGGTCGCGCACGAACGCCTCGGCTGGGACCTCGCGATCATCACCGTCCAGCCGGGCGAGCCCGTCCCGTACCGCGCAGGCCAGTACGTCAGCATCGAGACCCCGCAGCGCCCGCGGCTGTGGCGTTACCTGTCGCCAGCCAACGCACCGCGCGAGGACGGCACCCTCGAGTTCCACGTCCGCGCCGTCGACGGCGGCTGGGTGAGCCGCGCCATCGTCGCCCACTCCCGCATCGGCGACACCTGGCGCATCGGCCCCCCGATGGGGCGCATGCACGTCGACCCCGCCAGCGAACGCGACCTGCTGATGGTCAGCGGCGGCACCGGCATCGCACCCATCAAGGCCCTGCTCGAGGAGATCGCCGAGCGGCCGGAGCAACCCCGCACCCAGGTGTTCGTCGGGGGTCGCACCTGGGACGACCTCTACGACTTCACCAGCCTCCGCAAGTTCTCCTACAGCAACACCTGGCTGGACGTCATCCCCGTCGTCGAGGACGACCAGGGCACCTCCGGGGCCGAGCGCGGCACCCTCGCCGACGTCGTCACCCGGTACGGGGCGTGGTCCGACCACGATGTACTGGTCTGCGGCTCGCCTGCCATGATCCGGGCCACGGTCTCCCGGATGCTGGTGGCCGGCACGCCGCTCGACCGGATCAAGTACGACCCGTTCACGATGGACTGACGAGCAACTCCGATCGCGCGGCGCGTCCAGTAGGCGCGATGCACCGCAGCCGACTACCAGGCGTCCGCCGAGCGGACGGCGAGAACGTGCAGCTCGCGGGTTCCGCGGAACGCGTCGCGGCCGTGCAGGAAGCGGTAGTTGTCGAGCGCCAGTAGATCGCCCGCCTCCAGGCGGAAGCGCGGAGCGCACTCGAACGCGGTGGCGAGCACGTCGGCGTACTCGTCGAGGAACGCCATGT from Pseudonocardia cypriaca encodes:
- a CDS encoding Pecanex-like protein 1 is translated as MTLLPTACSSAYAADEAPEVVEVGGVAAAEPLADEDDAAADDPAAEEGAAEEGAEPADPVAEAPPPEEGEVAQLRGRDRGRDNDGRGGRGDGRGGRDIGDGRGQEGGQAGGRPGKPDGGVEPPPPPNEGGNEGNNGLDVLGTDCTNSQLEPHTGFEVAPACVSTSFGEVAAEENSPSLLITEAPQTVAVGEDFTIAVSTRNLVRDRFLGAAAGGYYLESSFLNGDGLQRGHFHTACRVLESVAEAPDAEPAPEFFVATQDNGGGAAPDTVEITVPGIDTAGTVQCASWAGDGSHRTPMMQRANQTPAFDAVRITVQ
- a CDS encoding pyridoxamine 5'-phosphate oxidase family protein, translating into MAPPTQAVVQTCPPTVHRTVAEPERSVECDPVPGSTGEHALQCAYGTEARARRFYADQVRDRLLPTMVAFVQRMEMVFVASADARGECDASLRAGPPGFIRVLDARTLAYPEYRGNGVHASLGNISENGHIGLLMVDFEEDLIGLHVNGTARIVEAEEFAEAFPQVPPDTENGRRAERWVVVEVEEAYVHCRKHIPRMARVHEKREWGTDDPGRKGGDYFRAKETPRWRPRPHAGRKRFPSTTHLGGGSSRILRPR
- the pyrE gene encoding orotate phosphoribosyltransferase produces the protein MSTADTEREQLAALVRELGVVHERVTLSSGAEADYYVDLRRVTLEHRAAPLVGRLLRVLTADWEYSAVGGLTLGADPVADAVLHAAAAERAVAPETPPVDAFVVRKSTKQHGMQRLIEGPDVAGRRVLVVEDTSTTGASVLTAVRAVREAGAEIAGVATVVDRDTGAREAIEAEGVPYRALLGLADIGLA
- a CDS encoding Pecanex-like protein 1, producing the protein MSPYSTARRPSSARKIALCAAAVVVTLLPTACGTALADSGDSAQATVEVGGADAAEPVDDEDGTAVEGGADEEGGADEGGGADEEQPGGSDGDDDPAEDGNASEDESPAQNDGDDARDENDPGNGRDEERKAPPADEENKENEENGDDDNDELDVLGTDCTNSRLEPHTGFEVAPACVSTSFGEVPAEDDSPSLLITDAPQTVAVDQEFTISVSTRNLVRDRFLGAAAGGYYRESSFLNDDGIQRGHFHTACRMLESTDEAPDAAPAPEFFLATQDNGGGEAPDTVNITVSGLPAGTAQCAVWAGDGSHRLPMMQRANQTPAFDVVRISVE
- the clpB gene encoding ATP-dependent chaperone ClpB, which codes for MDFNPTTKTQQAISAAAQAAALAGNPDVGPTHLLGALLAQTDGIAAPLLAAVGADAAAVRSELTQLGNRLPSASGSTVRAPELSREALAAIRSAQQLATEMGDEYVSTEHLLVGLASAPSQVADLLRRHGATPDALREAFSKVRGSSRVTSPDPEGTYQALEKYGVDLTERARKGELDPVIGRDTEIRRVVQVLSRRTKNNPVLIGEPGVGKTAIVEGLAQRIVAGDVPESLRGKRVVALDLGAMVAGAKYRGEFEERLKAVLKEITDSAGEVVTFIDELHTIVGAGATGEGAMDAGNMIKPMLARGELRMVGATTLDEYRQRIEKDPALERRFQQVLVGEPSVEDTVGILRGLKERYEVHHGVRITDAALVAAAALSDRYITARFLPDKAIDLVDEAASRLRMEIDSRPVEIDTVERAVRRLEIEEMALEKESDPASVDRLASLRAELAEQREELSALTARWQNEKHAIESVRELKEQLEGLRGESERAERDGDLGKAAELRYGRIPALEKKLAEATAVTAPDADVMLKEEVGPDDVADVVSAWTGIPAGRLLEGETAKLLRMEDELGRRVVGQAEAVRAVSDAVRRARAGISDENRPTGSFLFLGPTGVGKTELAKALAEFLFDDERAMIRIDMSEYSEKHSVARLVGAPPGYVGYDQGGQLTEAVRRRPYSVVLFDEVEKAHSDVFDTLLQVLDDGRLTDGQGRTVDFRNTILVLTSNLGSQAIADPALDDRGRNDAVMTIVRQHFKPEFLNRLDDVVVFHALSTEELTAIVDIQLDRLRERLAKRRLSLEVTDAGREWLALNGFDPVYGARPLRRLVQSAIGDQLARELLAGEVREGDTVRVDLDPTAEGGTGALIVGRGLPVTMG
- a CDS encoding SDR family NAD(P)-dependent oxidoreductase gives rise to the protein MPTALITGATSGIGAAFAARLARDGRDLVLVARDGDRLEAAAARHRERGVTAEVLVADLSTVEGRERVAARLADQDAPVDLLVNNAGAGQRQPFLKADPAAILGQHDLNVTAVLQLTRAALPGMVQRGRGAVVNVASMLGLVTGSGSTYTAEKAWVTVFTEGLAATLAGTGVRAMVLCPGFVRTEFHERAGMDMGARRGLLWLEAERVVEECLADLARGKVVSVPSPQYKALAVLVDLLPRPVLRRVMAAAERGRGRR
- a CDS encoding ATP-binding protein, producing the protein MPDDVLLTSLLAAVDAAPDDVPLRLHVAGLLAERGRPAEALQHCSQAIARDPGNADALALLQRLTTAIAPPATPTAPPTPRPEPQRLDGFDWAQAEDEVADIAEPVPAEDDAPSPVVEDIEQPGIRLADVGGMQQVKERLELSFLGPMRNPQLAKAFGKSLSGGLLLYGPPGCGKTFIARAVAGELGASFFSVGISDVLDMYTGQSERNLARIFAEARRRAPCVLFFDELDALGQKRSHLAHSSSMRNTVNQLLAEMDSVAADNDGVFVLGATNHPWDIDSALRRPGRFDRVVLVLPPDAPARAAILRYHLRDRPVAEVNLDRVVKLTEHFSGADLAHVCTTAAERALALSMRDGRLHALTTKDLESAIREIRPSTGPWFATARNVVAFANTDGEYDDLAAYLRKNKRL
- a CDS encoding DUF4142 domain-containing protein is translated as MIVTVLLAVSASVYQSWATGAPGTSGWTQTQWGPLGPADRDLLIKVRLAGLWEGPTGQQAEQMATSAEVREVGRKLAEEHAQLDEEVRKVADQLGVPLPSGPNAQQMGWMSEITSKTGSEYDRTFVQIVREAHGMILPVISEVRSGTQNDLIRQFAETGNEFVTRHHQYLESTGLVDYSALPHHGPGLLGGGTDTSDLLVPFLVFIAALLAAIALVWGLRSRSTPSRRQRVTVPEPSISRPAARLPELTAVAAIPAPRSMSIDDTGPISVISDVPVATLTDSGAYRLSPDSGAHATFTKTRNATAVSDSGSHRAVSDSDSHRSVSTSGSHRMPRSRRARHSTRR